The stretch of DNA attttgaaaataatattaaacatacatacacacattttatagtatatatactacTTTCATATATCACACATATTATCAAGGCTCCTTATTTATTGCATCATAGACTAAAACATGCATGCTTCATAGCAGACATATTTATATGTATGCACATAGCTAGGATGGACATCAGAATCTTAAAGAGTACTATATCTATTCCTCGTTCAGGAGATGTTCATCGATCTCTTTGGAGACATGGACACAAAATTCAAGGAAGGTCTCAGGGTGAGCCACTTTGTCGTCAATTTTCTCATACTCGACATGCCAGTGCACCACACTACCACGTCCACCTTGCTTAGGGGTCACTTGGATAGTGATCACAAAGCTCTTATACTCCTTTAATAAATCTCCATCTATCACCCTAAAAGTGATCAGGTTTTTCTCCGGCTCCACTGCCTCGATCCTCTCTTTCGCCACTTTTGCCTCCCCATCTgcataaaatatagtataaatatatatatatatatatatatatatatatatatatatgtctggtATGACTGAAATCTATGtaaaacaaatatgaatataGCATTGACTTGCCATGAACATAATTCCAGAAGACAATAGAGCCGACTTTGCCCCAGTCGCCTTCGTGCAGCTCACAACGCTGAATTTTGCCTGGAGATGCTTTGGAGACATGGTGTGGTCTCCCGGCAAACATGTGATGGAACTGCCCAGCCGAAGCTCTGATGTCAACATCTATCTCAAGCTTCCCAACCAAACTAGACGCTTCTGTCTTCACTGGATTCATAGCAGCCCCGACCATTTTAGTAGCCATTTTTTCCTCTCTcgtttatttgtttatcttgAAAATTTAAAGGATTTTGAGAGATGATGAGTCCCGTTTGAGTTCTTTAAGTTTGACCTCTTTATGTAGAGGAGTGAGGGCGTAAcggttgaagaagaaaacaaatatttattt from Camelina sativa cultivar DH55 chromosome 9, Cs, whole genome shotgun sequence encodes:
- the LOC104712643 gene encoding MLP-like protein 31; translated protein: MATKMVGAAMNPVKTEASSLVGKLEIDVDIRASAGQFHHMFAGRPHHVSKASPGKIQRCELHEGDWGKVGSIVFWNYVHDGEAKVAKERIEAVEPEKNLITFRVIDGDLLKEYKSFVITIQVTPKQGGRGSVVHWHVEYEKIDDKVAHPETFLEFCVHVSKEIDEHLLNEE